Proteins co-encoded in one Anabas testudineus chromosome 8, fAnaTes1.2, whole genome shotgun sequence genomic window:
- the ccdc47 gene encoding coiled-coil domain-containing protein 47, whose protein sequence is MRSAHLLLIPTLLLLLALPVSRGRYNDDFDDSEDLADFDDNDFAEFEDTNDDPTAEAETAPPPRASQSSQPEEEEDEDEATVELEDGQDGFEDSETQDQDIYSKYDQEEFEGIGDMEKTGHSMKDPLIIHTVPAHLQNSWESYYMEILMVTGLLAYIMNYIIGKNKNSRLAYAWFNSHRELLESNFALVGDDGTSKEAVSTGKLNQENEHIYNLWCSGRVCCEGMLIQLKFLKRQDLLNVLARMMRPACDQVQIKVTLNDEDMDTFVFAVGTKKAMAKLQKEMQDLSEFCGDKPKSGAKFGLPDSLAILSEMGEVTDGVMDNKMVHYITNHADKIESIHFSDQFSGPKVMQEEGQPLKLPETKKTLLFTFNVPGMGNTSPKDMDSLLPLMNMVIYSIDKVKKLRLNREGKQKADRNRARVEENFLKQTHAQRQEAAQTRREEKKRAEKERIMNEEDPERQRRLEEAAQRREQKKIEKKQMKMKQIKVKAM, encoded by the exons ATGCGTAGTGCACATCTCCTCCTCATACCCACgctcctgctcctcctggcCCTCCCTGTCTCCAGGGGTCGGTACAATGACGACTTTGATGATAGCGAGGACCTAGCGGACTTTGATGATAATGACTTTGCAGAGTTTGAGGACACGAACGATGATCCGACAGCTGAGGCCGAAACTGCTCCTCCGCCTCGTGCCTCACAGTCCTCGcaacctgaagaagaagaagatgaagatgaagccACTGTTGAGCTGGAGGATGGCCAGGATGGTTTTGAGGACTCGGAGACACAG gATCAAGATATATACAGCAAGTATGACCAGGAGGAGTTTGAGGGGATTGGAGACATGGAGAAGACAGGTCACTCCATGAAGGACCCACTCATCATCCACACA gttcCTGCACATCTGCAGAACAGCTGGGAAAGTTACTACATGGAAATCCTGATGGTCACCGGTCTTTTGGCGTATATCATGAACTATATCATTggcaagaacaaaaacagccgCCTTGCTTATGCCTGGTTTAACTCACACAGAGAACTTCTAGAGAGCAACTTTGCACTAGTGG GTGATGATGGCACTAGTAAAGAAGCAGTGAGCACTGGGAAGCTGAATCAGGAGAATGAACACATCTACAATCTGTGGTGCTCTGGACGTGTGTGCTGCGAAGGCATGCTAATCCAACTCAAA TTTCTTAAGAGGCAGGATCTGCTTAACGTTCTGGCCAGGATGATGAGGCCTGCCTGTGACCAAGTG CAAATCAAAGTGACTCTTAATGATGAGGACATGGATacttttgtgtttgctgtgggCACCAAGAAGGCCATGGCCAAGCTTCAGAAGGAGATGCAGGACTTG AGTGAGTTCTGCGGTGACAAGCCTAAGTCTGGAGCCAAGTTTGGGCTTCCAGACTCCCTGGCTATTCTTAGCGAGATGGGTGAGGTCACAGATGGAGTGATGGACAACAAG aTGGTGCATTATATCACCAACCACGCTGATAAGATTGAGTCCATCCATTTCTCGGACCAATTTTCTGGTCCAAAAGTTATGCAAGA gGAGGGTCAGCCCTTAAAGCTGCCTGAGACCAAGAAGACActgctgtttacatttaatg TGCCTGGCATGGGCAACACCTCTCCCAAAGACATGGACAGTCTGCTTCCTCTCATGAACATGGTGATCTACAGCATCGATAAAGTCAAGAAACTCCGTCTCAACAGAGAG GGGAAACAGAAAGCTGACAGAAACCGGGCCCGTGTGGAGGAGAACTTCCTGAAGCAGACTCATGCTCAGCGCCAGGAGGCAGCTCAGACTCGCCGGGAGGAGAAGAAGCGAGCTGAGAAGGAGAGGATCATGAATGAGGAGGACCCTGAGAGACAGCGCCGTTTGGAG gaAGCGGCCCAGCGTCGTGAGCAGAAGAAGATTGAGAAGAAGCAGATGAAGATGAAGCAGATCAAAGTGAAAGCCATGTGA
- the dcaf7 gene encoding DDB1- and CUL4-associated factor 7: MSLHGKRKEIYKYEAPWTVYAMNWSVRPDKRFRLALGSFVEEYNNKVQLVGLEEESSEFVCRNTFDHPYPTTKIMWIPDTKGVYPDLLATSGDYLRIWRVSDTETRLECLLNNNKNSDFCAPLTSFDWNEVDPNLLGTSSIDTTCTIWGLETGQVLGRVNLVSGHVKTQLIAHDKEVYDIAFSRAGGGRDMFASVGADGSVRMFDLRHLEHSTIIYEDPQHHPLLRLCWNKQDPNYLATMAMDGMEVVILDVRVPCTPVARLNNHRACVNGIAWAPHSSCHICTAADDHQALIWDIQQMPRAIEDPILAYTAEGEINNVQWASTQPDWIAICYNNCLEILRV; the protein is encoded by the exons ATGTCGCTCCAcggcaaaagaaaagaaatttaCAAATACGAGGCGCCATGGACCGTGTATGCGATGAACTGGAGCGTCCGCCCGGACAAGCGCTTTCGGCTGGCTTTGGGGAGTTTTGTGGAGGAATACAACAACAAG gTTCAGCTGGTGGGTCTGGAGGAGGAGAGTTCAGAGTTTGTCTGCAGGAACACGTTTGACCACCCGTACCCCACCACCAAGATCATGTGGATCCCAGACACCAAGGGGGTTTACCCGGACCTCCTGGCTACCAGTGGGGACTACCTGCGTATTTGGAGG gttaGCGACACAGAAACACGGCTCGAATGTTTGCTGAATAATAACAAGAACTCAGATTTCTGTGCTCCCCTTACCTCCTTTGACTGGAATGAAGTTGATCCCAACCTGCTAG GTACTTCCAGCATTGACACCACGTGTACTATCTGGGGTTTGGAGACGGGTCAGGTGCTGGGCCGAGTCAACCTGGTCTCTGGACATGTGAAAACTCAGCTAATTGCTCACGACAAAGAG GTGTATGACATTGCATTCAGTCGTGCAGGGGGTGGTAGAGATATGTTTGCCTCTGTGGGGGCTGATGGATCTGTCCGTATGTTTGACCTCCGGCACCTGGAGCACAGCACTATCATTTATGAAGACCCCCAGCACCACCCGCTGCTCCGCCTCTGCTGGAACAAGCAAGACCCCAACTACCTGGCTACAATGGCCATGGATGGCATGGAG GTGGTCATCCTGGATGTACGCGTGCCCTGCACACCAGTGGCTCGGCTGAACAATCATCGAGCCTGTGTTAATGGCATTGCCTGGGCCCCCCACTCCTCGTGTCACATCTGTACTGCAG CTGACGACCACCAGGCACTGATTTGGGACATCCAGCAGATGCCCCGGGCCATTGAGGATCCCATCCTGGCCTACACTGCTGAAGGGGAGATTAACAACGTGCAGTGGGCCTCCACACAGCCAGACTGGATCGCCATCTGCTACAACAACTGCCTGGAGATCTTGCGTGTCTAA